From a region of the Tiliqua scincoides isolate rTilSci1 chromosome 4, rTilSci1.hap2, whole genome shotgun sequence genome:
- the LOC136649704 gene encoding uncharacterized protein has product MSRRGNNWAYTEVIDLLDIWGEQKIQKLLQSSYRNMDTFQVIASEMAKRGHERTAQECRTKTKTMRRDYKKAKDNSFSMGGRVTCPFYEQLDRILAGDSSFRLQKRVQNISLPEESSGDTNSPCPMMEGAMPVVAEDYSESQDRFSPCTQASVEISDSATPSPMFYVTRAPSVKPASMSWPAAKVDHLAPSLSSVFPRNPGNSSTKSSRIDVAIPPSPALLHSCATLPSEGRLTRVRKRQKKTRNDLVMELSRIADRRVQTATDRILSSLNRYATADLQDRERDRADTAQIIAIMHRQTELLESLVQMQSVEQTPISPAPSWHVRPRSAISPPSRSGVPRRTLMPRVNHRRRPQKYSP; this is encoded by the exons ATGAGCCGCCGTGGCAACAACTGGGCCTACACTGAAGTCATTGACCTCCTTGATATATGGGGTGAACAGAAAATCCAGAAGCTGCTTCAGAGCAGCTATAGAAATATGGACACTTTTCAGGTCATTGCAAGTGAGATGGCAAAACGGGGGCATGAGCGGACTGCCCAGGAGTGCCGGACCAAGACTAAAACCATGCGAAGAGATTACAAAAAAGCCAAGGACAACTCCTTCTCTATGGGTGGGCGTGTTACATGCCCTTTCTACGAGCAGCTTGATAGAATATTGGCTGGTGATTCTAGCTTCCGGCTCCAAAAAAGGGTACAGAACATCAGTCTACCAGAAGAATCTTCTGGGGATACCAATTCCCCCTGTCCCATGATGGAGGGAGCCATGCCAGTAGTAGCTGAGGACTATAGTGAGAGCCAGGATCGGTTTTCCCCATGTACACAGGCATCTGTCGAAATCTCTGATTCTGCAACTCCCAGCCCCATGTTCTATGTGACGAGAGCACCCTCTGTGAAGCCTGCAAGCATGTCTTGGCCAGCAGCAA AAGTTGATCATCTAGCTCCCTCTCTATCATCTGTGTTCCCCAGAAACCCAGGCAACTCATCAACTAAAAGCTCAAGAATAG ATGTGGCCATACCACCTTCACCAGCTCTACTGCACAGTTGTGCAACTCTTCCTTCTGAAGGGCGCCTAACTAGAGTCCGAAAGCGGCAAAAGAAAACTAGGAATGACTTGGTCATGGAATTGTCACGAATAGCAGATAGGAGGGTTCAGACAGCAACTGACAGGATCCTGTCTTCCCTGAACAGGTATGCTACAGCAGATCTGCAGGATCGTGAAAGAGACCGTGCGGACACTGCACAAATTATCGCCATCATGCATCGCCAGACAGAACTGTTGGAATCTCTCGTGCAGATGCAGTCTGTCGAACAGACTCCAATATCTCCTGCACCCTCTTGGCATGTTCGGCCACGTTCTGCAATCTCTCCTCCCTCCCGCTCTGGCGTCCCAAGGAGGACACTGATGCCAAGAGTGAATCACCGGAGAAGACCCCAGAAGTACAGCCCTTAA